From Streptomyces durmitorensis, a single genomic window includes:
- a CDS encoding anti-sigma factor family protein has protein sequence MNESYGHDARGHAEAGDVHETVGAYALGILDDAEATAFEAHLAGCAFCAHQLEEFSGMEPMLAALADFPDARGVPRGVPEIGEQLAARPSPRLADRLVDEVSVKRAQKRRRGMYLVAAAAALIVGGPLTVLAVSDGGGTTDVAGEPHPTSPAEDAFFNHMDDKIKATDPKTKVSATVGTEKKAWGTHTVLELKNVKGPLKCSLVAVGKDGEKETVTTWSVPKWGYGIEDSPNKWARSPLYVHGGAAMDRNDIDHFEVTTFDGDRLVEVDA, from the coding sequence ATGAACGAGTCCTACGGACATGACGCGCGGGGCCATGCGGAAGCGGGCGACGTGCACGAGACCGTCGGCGCCTACGCCCTCGGCATCCTGGACGACGCGGAGGCGACGGCCTTCGAGGCCCATCTGGCGGGCTGCGCGTTCTGCGCGCACCAGCTGGAGGAGTTCTCCGGCATGGAGCCGATGCTGGCCGCGCTCGCGGACTTCCCGGACGCACGCGGCGTACCGCGCGGTGTACCGGAGATCGGTGAGCAGCTCGCCGCCAGGCCGAGCCCGCGGCTCGCGGACCGGCTCGTGGACGAGGTCTCCGTGAAGCGCGCGCAGAAGCGCAGGCGCGGCATGTATCTGGTGGCCGCCGCGGCGGCGCTGATCGTCGGCGGGCCGCTCACGGTCCTCGCGGTGAGCGACGGCGGCGGTACGACGGACGTGGCGGGCGAACCGCACCCCACGAGCCCCGCCGAGGACGCCTTCTTCAACCACATGGACGACAAGATCAAGGCCACGGACCCGAAGACCAAGGTCAGCGCCACGGTCGGCACGGAGAAGAAGGCCTGGGGCACGCACACGGTCCTTGAGCTGAAGAACGTGAAGGGCCCGCTCAAGTGCTCCCTGGTCGCGGTCGGCAAGGACGGCGAGAAGGAGACGGTGACCACCTGGTCCGTCCCGAAGTGGGGATACGGCATCGAGGACAGCCCGAACAAATGGGCCCGCAGCCCCCTGTACGTCCACGGGGGAGCCGCGATGGACCGCAACGACATCGACCACTTCGAGGTGACCACCTTCGACGGCGACCGCCTGGTGGAGGTCGACGCGTAG
- a CDS encoding HelD family protein, whose product MADVRDREISVEQEHLDQVYRRLEEKIHEAEFLMTDAAKRSQVGTPGALAERDAQVFRAGVHLNRLNSEFEDFLFGRIDLLLGKDGKKGPDGAYTSVEPAEDAVSENNTAQIAETLHIGRIGVLDADYSPLVIDWRAPAAAPFYRSTPVDPGRVVRRRVIRSKGRKVLGVEDDLMRPELTATLNGESLPVIGDGALMAALGQARSHTMRDIVASIQAEQDMVIRAPAASVTYVEGGPGTGKTAVALHRAAYLLYQDRRRYAGGILIVSPTPLLVAYTEGVLPSLGEEGQVAIRAVGALADDASGAVEATVYDSPAVARVKGSSRMLHVLRKAARGALEGTAGGAGAAAKAPAQGGQLSFGDFGDLGEEDDDEGPQIPAEPPTRLRVVAFGRRLELEADALGRIRRNALSGTAPVNLLRPRARKLLLDALWSQSGSAGRHSDPELAAELRSSFDEDITSEDDFIRFLDAWWPELTPRSVLSAMGDERRLGRWARRVLNPGEVRKVARSLKRDALSVHDVALIDELQSILGTPPKPRKKKDLDPLDLLTGLDELMPQREESQRERAERLAAERTEYAHVIVDEAQDLTPMQWRMVGRRGRHATWTIVGDPAQSSWSDPDEAAAARDEALGSRPRRRFTLTVNYRNPAEIADLAAKVLALAMPGSESPSAVRSTGVKPRFAVVRDKDLGASVREEAARLLDQVDGTVGVVVAMNRREQAAKWLDGLGGRVVALGSLEAKGLEYDATVVVTPAEIADESPAGLRVLYVALTRATQQLTVLSGERDDPDGDGVPDLLRE is encoded by the coding sequence GTGGCCGACGTACGCGACCGTGAGATCAGCGTCGAACAAGAACATCTCGACCAGGTCTACCGGCGTCTCGAGGAGAAGATCCACGAGGCCGAGTTCCTCATGACCGACGCGGCCAAGCGCTCCCAGGTCGGCACGCCCGGCGCGCTCGCCGAGCGGGACGCGCAGGTGTTCCGCGCGGGGGTGCATCTCAACCGGCTCAACAGCGAGTTCGAGGACTTCCTCTTCGGGCGGATCGACCTGCTGCTCGGCAAGGACGGCAAGAAGGGCCCGGACGGCGCGTACACGTCGGTCGAGCCCGCCGAGGACGCGGTGAGCGAGAACAACACCGCCCAGATCGCCGAGACCCTGCACATCGGCCGCATCGGCGTCCTGGACGCCGACTACTCCCCGCTGGTCATCGACTGGCGGGCCCCGGCCGCGGCGCCCTTCTACCGCTCGACGCCGGTCGACCCCGGCCGCGTCGTGCGCCGCCGGGTCATCCGCTCCAAGGGCCGCAAGGTCCTCGGCGTCGAGGACGACCTGATGCGCCCGGAGCTCACGGCGACCCTGAACGGCGAGAGCCTGCCGGTCATCGGCGACGGCGCCCTGATGGCGGCGCTCGGCCAGGCCCGCAGCCACACGATGCGGGACATCGTGGCGTCGATCCAGGCCGAGCAGGACATGGTGATCCGTGCGCCCGCCGCGTCGGTGACGTACGTCGAGGGCGGCCCCGGCACCGGCAAGACCGCCGTGGCCCTGCACCGCGCGGCCTACCTGCTCTACCAGGACCGCCGCCGGTACGCGGGCGGCATCCTCATCGTCTCGCCGACCCCGCTGCTCGTGGCCTACACGGAGGGCGTGCTGCCCTCCCTCGGCGAGGAGGGCCAGGTCGCGATCCGCGCGGTGGGCGCGCTGGCCGACGACGCGTCCGGCGCGGTGGAGGCCACGGTCTACGACTCGCCCGCGGTGGCCCGGGTCAAGGGCTCGTCCCGGATGCTGCACGTCCTGCGCAAGGCGGCGCGGGGCGCCCTTGAGGGCACTGCGGGCGGGGCGGGCGCAGCGGCCAAGGCTCCCGCACAGGGCGGCCAGCTGTCCTTCGGGGACTTCGGGGACCTCGGCGAAGAGGACGACGACGAGGGGCCCCAGATCCCCGCCGAGCCCCCCACGCGGCTGCGTGTGGTCGCCTTCGGCCGCCGCCTGGAGCTGGAGGCCGACGCCCTGGGCCGCATCCGCCGCAACGCGCTCAGCGGCACGGCCCCCGTCAACCTCCTGCGCCCGCGCGCCCGCAAGCTCCTCCTGGACGCCCTGTGGTCGCAGTCGGGCTCCGCGGGCCGGCACAGCGACCCGGAGCTCGCCGCCGAGCTGCGCTCGTCCTTCGACGAGGACATCACCTCCGAGGACGACTTCATCCGCTTCCTGGACGCCTGGTGGCCCGAACTCACCCCGCGCTCCGTGCTCTCCGCGATGGGCGACGAGCGGCGCCTCGGCCGCTGGGCGCGCCGCGTCCTGAACCCGGGCGAGGTCCGCAAGGTCGCCCGCTCCCTCAAGCGCGACGCCCTGTCCGTGCACGACGTGGCGCTCATCGACGAGCTCCAGTCGATTCTCGGTACGCCGCCCAAGCCCCGCAAGAAGAAGGATCTCGACCCCCTCGACCTGCTCACGGGCCTCGACGAACTGATGCCGCAGCGCGAGGAGTCCCAGCGCGAACGCGCCGAGCGGCTCGCTGCGGAGCGCACCGAGTACGCCCACGTCATCGTCGACGAGGCGCAGGACCTGACGCCCATGCAGTGGCGCATGGTCGGCCGCAGGGGACGGCACGCCACGTGGACGATCGTCGGCGACCCCGCCCAGTCCTCCTGGTCCGACCCGGACGAGGCGGCCGCCGCCCGCGACGAGGCCCTGGGCAGCCGCCCGCGCCGCCGCTTCACGCTGACCGTCAACTACCGCAACCCCGCCGAGATCGCCGACCTCGCGGCCAAGGTGCTCGCGCTCGCGATGCCGGGCTCCGAGTCGCCGTCGGCCGTCCGGTCCACCGGAGTCAAGCCCCGCTTCGCCGTCGTACGCGACAAGGACCTCGGCGCTTCGGTGCGCGAGGAGGCGGCGCGGCTCCTTGACCAGGTGGACGGCACCGTCGGCGTCGTCGTGGCGATGAACCGCCGCGAGCAGGCGGCCAAATGGCTCGACGGGCTCGGCGGCCGGGTGGTCGCGCTGGGCAGCCTGGAGGCCAAGGGCCTGGAGTACGACGCGACGGTGGTCGTCACGCCCGCGGAGATCGCGGACGAGTCCCCGGCGGGCCTGCGGGTCCTGTACGTGGCGCTGACGCGCGCCACGCAGCAACTGACGGTCCTGTCCGGCGAGCGCGACGACCCGGACGGGGACGGGGTTCCGGACCTGCTCCGAGAATGA
- a CDS encoding NAD-dependent malic enzyme, translating to MATAPSVSYSNTVRLEVPASGTAVSQITTAVESHGGSVTGLDVTASGHEALRIDVTIAATSTTHGDEIVAQLRTIEGVTVGKVSDRTFLMHLGGKIEMQSKHPIRNRDDLSMIYTPGVARVCMAIAENPEDARRLTIKRNSVAVVTDGSAVLGLGNIGPKAALPVMEGKAALFKRFAGIDAWPLCLDTQDTDEIVAIVKAIAPGFAGINLEDISAPRCFEIEARLREALDIPVFHDDQHGTAIVVLAALTNALRVVGKGIGDVRVVMSGAGAAGTAILKLLIAAGVKHAVVADIHGVVHADREDLVDAAPDSPLRWIADNTNPEGARGTLKEAVVGADVFIGVSAPNVLGADDVAAMAEGAIVFALANPDPEVDPAIARQTAAVVATGRSDFPNQINNVLVFPGVFRGLLDAQSRTVNTEMMLAAAGALADVVAEDELNPNYIIPSVFNDKVAGAVADAVRTAAKAAGVAVTGATAQ from the coding sequence ATGGCAACGGCGCCCAGCGTCTCCTACTCGAACACGGTCCGGTTGGAGGTGCCCGCGAGCGGCACCGCGGTCTCCCAGATCACCACGGCCGTCGAGTCCCACGGAGGCTCGGTGACCGGCCTCGACGTCACGGCTTCCGGCCATGAGGCACTCCGGATCGACGTCACGATCGCGGCGACCTCCACGACGCACGGCGACGAGATCGTCGCGCAGCTGCGCACCATCGAGGGCGTCACCGTCGGCAAGGTCTCCGACCGTACGTTCCTGATGCACCTCGGCGGCAAGATCGAGATGCAGTCGAAGCACCCCATCAGGAACCGTGACGACCTCTCCATGATCTACACCCCGGGCGTGGCCCGCGTGTGCATGGCGATCGCCGAGAATCCCGAGGACGCGCGCCGCCTCACCATCAAGCGCAACTCCGTTGCGGTCGTAACGGACGGTTCGGCCGTCCTCGGGCTCGGGAACATCGGCCCGAAGGCCGCGCTGCCCGTCATGGAGGGCAAGGCGGCCCTCTTCAAGCGCTTCGCGGGCATCGACGCCTGGCCGCTGTGCCTGGACACCCAGGACACCGACGAGATCGTCGCGATCGTCAAAGCCATCGCCCCCGGCTTCGCGGGCATCAACCTCGAGGACATCTCGGCGCCGCGCTGCTTCGAGATCGAGGCCCGCCTGCGCGAGGCCCTGGACATCCCCGTCTTCCACGACGACCAGCACGGCACCGCGATCGTCGTGCTCGCCGCGCTGACCAACGCACTTCGCGTGGTGGGCAAGGGCATCGGCGACGTACGGGTCGTCATGTCCGGTGCGGGCGCGGCCGGTACGGCCATCCTCAAACTGCTCATCGCGGCGGGCGTCAAGCACGCCGTCGTGGCCGACATCCACGGTGTCGTGCACGCGGACCGCGAGGACCTCGTGGACGCCGCGCCGGACTCGCCGCTGCGCTGGATCGCCGACAACACCAACCCCGAGGGCGCCCGTGGCACCCTCAAGGAAGCGGTCGTCGGCGCCGACGTCTTCATCGGCGTGTCGGCTCCGAACGTCCTGGGAGCCGACGACGTCGCGGCCATGGCCGAAGGCGCCATCGTGTTCGCTCTCGCGAACCCGGACCCCGAGGTGGACCCCGCGATCGCCCGCCAGACGGCGGCAGTTGTGGCCACGGGCCGCTCGGACTTCCCGAACCAGATCAACAACGTCCTGGTCTTCCCCGGCGTCTTCCGCGGCCTGCTCGACGCCCAGTCGCGCACCGTCAACACGGAGATGATGCTGGCGGCGGCAGGCGCCCTCGCGGACGTCGTCGCCGAGGACGAGCTCAACCCGAACTACATCATCCCCAGCGTCTTCAACGACAAGGTCGCGGGCGCGGTCGCCGATGCGGTGCGCACCGCGGCGAAGGCGGCTGGGGTGGCTGTGACAGGCGCCACGGCCCAGTAG
- a CDS encoding HU family DNA-binding protein, whose product MNRSELVAALADRAEVTRKDADAVLAAFAETVGEIVAKGDEKVTIPGFLTFERTHRAARTARNPQTGEPINIPAGYSVKVSAGSKLKEAAKGK is encoded by the coding sequence ATGAACCGCAGTGAGCTGGTGGCCGCGCTGGCCGACCGCGCCGAGGTGACCCGCAAGGACGCCGACGCCGTGCTGGCCGCGTTCGCCGAGACCGTCGGCGAGATCGTTGCCAAGGGCGACGAGAAGGTCACCATCCCCGGCTTCCTGACCTTCGAGCGCACCCACCGTGCCGCTCGCACCGCCCGGAACCCGCAGACCGGCGAGCCGATCAACATCCCGGCCGGCTACAGCGTCAAGGTTTCGGCGGGCTCCAAGCTCAAGGAAGCCGCCAAGGGCAAGTAG
- the murA gene encoding UDP-N-acetylglucosamine 1-carboxyvinyltransferase: MTVTDDVLLVHGGTPLEGEIRVRGAKNLVPKAMVAALLGSAPSRLRNVPDIRDVRVVRGLLQLHGVTVRPGEEPGELVMDPSHVESANVADIDAHAGSSRIPILFCGPLLHRLGHAFIPGLGGCDIGGRPIDFHFEVLRQFGATIEKREGGQYLEAPQRLRGTKIQLPYPSVGATEQVLLTAVLAEGVTELSNAAVEPEIEDLICVLQKMGAIIAMDTDRTIRVTGVDSLGGYDHSALSDRLEAASWASAALATEGNIYVRGAQQRSMMTFLNTYRKVGGAFEIDDEGIRFWHPGGSLNAIALETDVHPGFQTDWQQPLVVALTQAAGLSIVHETVYESRLGFTSALNQMGAHIQLYRECLGGSHCRFGQRNFLHSAVVSGPTKLQGADLVIPDLRGGFSYLIAALAAQGTSRVHGIDLINRGYENFMDKLVELGAKVELPGRATL, from the coding sequence TTGTCCACGGCGGAACCCCGCTGGAGGGCGAGATCCGTGTCCGCGGCGCGAAGAACCTCGTGCCCAAGGCCATGGTCGCCGCGCTGCTCGGCAGCGCTCCGAGCAGGCTGCGCAATGTCCCCGACATCCGCGACGTCCGCGTCGTACGCGGACTCCTGCAGCTGCATGGCGTGACGGTCCGCCCCGGTGAGGAGCCGGGCGAGCTGGTCATGGACCCCTCGCACGTGGAGAGTGCCAACGTCGCGGACATCGACGCCCACGCCGGGTCGTCGCGCATCCCGATTCTCTTCTGCGGGCCGCTCCTGCACCGCCTCGGGCACGCCTTCATCCCCGGCCTCGGCGGCTGCGACATCGGCGGCCGGCCGATCGACTTCCACTTCGAGGTGCTCCGCCAGTTCGGCGCCACCATCGAGAAGCGCGAGGGCGGCCAGTATCTGGAGGCCCCGCAGCGGCTGCGCGGCACGAAGATCCAGCTGCCGTACCCGTCCGTGGGCGCCACCGAGCAGGTCCTGCTGACCGCCGTACTGGCGGAAGGCGTCACCGAGCTCTCGAACGCCGCCGTCGAACCTGAGATCGAAGACCTCATCTGCGTCCTGCAGAAGATGGGCGCGATCATCGCGATGGACACCGACCGGACCATAAGGGTCACCGGTGTCGACAGCCTGGGCGGCTACGACCACTCCGCCCTCTCAGACCGCCTGGAGGCCGCCTCCTGGGCTTCCGCGGCCCTGGCGACCGAAGGCAACATCTACGTCCGCGGCGCCCAGCAGCGCTCGATGATGACGTTCCTGAACACCTACCGGAAGGTGGGCGGTGCCTTCGAGATCGACGACGAGGGCATCCGCTTCTGGCACCCGGGCGGCTCGCTCAACGCGATCGCCCTGGAGACGGACGTGCACCCCGGCTTCCAGACGGACTGGCAGCAGCCGCTGGTCGTCGCCCTGACGCAGGCCGCGGGCCTGTCGATCGTGCACGAGACGGTGTACGAGTCGCGGCTCGGATTCACCTCCGCGCTCAACCAGATGGGCGCACACATCCAGCTCTACCGCGAGTGCCTGGGTGGCTCGCACTGCCGATTCGGCCAGCGGAACTTCCTCCACTCGGCGGTCGTCAGCGGCCCCACGAAGCTCCAGGGCGCCGATCTGGTCATTCCCGACCTGCGCGGCGGCTTCTCGTACCTCATCGCGGCCCTGGCGGCGCAGGGGACGTCCCGCGTCCACGGCATCGACCTGATCAACCGCGGCTACGAGAACTTCATGGACAAGCTCGTGGAGCTCGGCGCGAAGGTGGAGCTGCCCGGCAGGGCGACGCTGTAG